The sequence tAGTACTAATGTTTTAAATTGAGTAGAGGGAGATAAAAGTTTTCTCAGTATCAAAAAATATTATAAACTTACTTAATAATGATAAAAAGTAATCCTAAGGCTTAAATCAAGATGGTGCCATCCATCTAGTGATATAGTGACTATTTGTCCTCACTCTTTTCCTCAAGTTCTTTCAGAACTGATTCTCCTATCCTTTCAGTTAGATAAGAAATGGGGACTAAATCTATTCAAAATCATGCCAGCAGTAACCAGCTGGCTGTTGGTGACTTTGATGGAGTCAAATGTGGTGAGAAAAAGGACGGAGAGAAATCAGCAAAGTAAATGGCACCTCAGGATGAGATCATGCAGCTTCCCTGAGAGCTAAAAAGAGATGTAACACAGGCAACATGGAAGTAAGAAAAAGATGTCACAGGTGAAAAATAGGAGAGCATCAGAAGATGTTGGGCATTAGGATGACAGCAACACACAAATAAGACATCTCTCTTGTTACGGGCTGTTTCTTCAGTACACAACTGTTCCATGACCCTGCACTGAAGATGTTTGGGAAAACGAAACAAAAACCAAATCTCTTTTATTGTAGGATTTCAGTCATCCAACTGGAAGAAGCCAAAGCACTTCTGAGTGAAGCCTTAGGGCTGGACAgtttctcctctccctcaggGCTGAGTTAATGACCTGTCAGTGAAGCCTGGCCTGGTGGAACAAGTTTCTGAGTGACAAAAGTATCAGGAAATTGGTTTTGCTCCATCTTCCAGTACAGATTATGATGCTTCCACCTAAATGCAGGAGAGCATCTCTATCCAGTCGCGACAGGCAACAAGATGGCTTTTATAGGCCCCTCTCATGCAGGGGGAATGATTAGAAACTGTCAGAAAGCCCTTAGGCTATGCAAGCGTGGCCCTTGTGCTGACTGCTGCACAACTGGGAAAGACCAGGGAGTGGCTGCAATAAAACAATGTTAGAGGTACTTTGCCCTTCTAGTTTCCCTTGTGTGGCTGTCAACAGTTACAGATGAATCAGTGCCTTAGAGAGTAGAAACCACTACTGCCATGAGGAAGAAACCACATGCTTAATAATCAAGACCACAGAAAACTCAATTACAGAGTTGAGAACACAGAAAGGTGGCAACTTTGGCTAGAAGCATCCTGCTCCGGTCAATCAGCCTTTTCTTACCAGGACACTACCAAGCAGAAAAACCAATCTTGGCAGTTCTGCTGAAAATGCCTGAGGCTTTCTGAAGACAGTTGTGGAAAAGAGGgcatctctgctctgcagtacagaaagagtgtgcagaggagagaaaaggtGTGGCTGCTGTGGAAATTCCCATCCATCTCGTCTAAGGAGAGGGAAATGCAGCAGGTCTGGCAGGATAGGCCACGTCTACAAAGACTGAAAGGCCATTTACTGTGGGGAACAGATTGGATCCAGTAAGCTGTTACAGAAGGTTTTGCCCCTTATTGGGGAGCAGATCCTAGTGCCAGCTGTTCCATACTAACCTGTGGTGAAAATCAAAATCTTTTGGGTCCTtccatcattattttttaagggAGAATATAGTACACTGCTATTACAGTCAAGGATTTGGTAGTGCTGATTTGCCAACGGCTCATTTCTTTTGACCTATGGCATGTGGCTGTGACAATTTTTTGTCTAAAAAAGCTTGTATTTACAGTCCTTGTGCAACTCACACTGAAATCCAGATGTCCTTTGTTCTCTTCCTTATGTACTCCATTTCCTTGTGGATCTCAGACAAACAGAACATGGCTGAGTCAGGCCCCAAAGCTTGCTGGATGCAGTATTTTACTCGCATCGTTCCTGAGGAGCACCAACTCAGCCCAGTCACTCCAGAAGCAAACCTTCTCCATTACAGCATGCCCTTCTCAGGGGAGCATACATCCCTCTTCCATCTTCTTCCTTACTGGACCTTACTCCTCCTTGTCGCAGGAGTGCCTTTAAGTGGCATTTCCTGTCCCTTCTCCCTCCATTCTATCTAGCTTTATATGCAGAGTTTTCAAATGGTGCTatacagaaaatatagaaagagggctcataaaataaattacatcttTATAAACTCCACAGAAGTGTTTGTTCAGGTAAAGAAGAGGGAAGTGAGGCAAAGAAAGCAGAGCTTAGCTCTCCCCCATCCTGTGCAGCAGCTCCTTATAGAGGGTCAGCAGCAGTGTATGTTGCTTCCTGCTCAGACAGGAACACCATGACTAACAGAGGGGAGGTTGTAGGTTATCGTggcaggtaaaaaaaaaaatcaaagatagAAATCAGACGTCATTAGTTTTGCTGACTAATGAATTTATTCTCTTTCTAGTTCTGGCGACTGCTTATGCCCTCACTGTGGAAACACCTATCAAAGAAGTACAGGTTGCACGAGGGAACAATGCTACTCTCCGTTGTAATTTTAATACTGATATTGTCACCAACGCAGGAGATTTTGTTGTCTGGAAGAAAATCATTAGTGCGGTAAATCAAGTTGCATAACAAAATATATGATAGGACATCCAGGAGGGAGGTGGGAGGAGAGATGGAAGCAGGACAGTGGGAACATGTTTTAGAAGGAAAGGATCCCTTTAACACTTTCCTTAGTCTCAGACCTATGCAATTAGACTCTGATGTAGATTCAATTTAATACAAATCTGTTTTGTGATATTAGGCAAGTCCCcacccttcttttctttctcttttggtCTTGCAACTGTATATTGAGGATATGTTACTGTATGTGCCTTGGGTTTATATCTGTTTATGTATGATATATTCACAAATACTTTATAAAAAGCTTTGTAaatttttatgtatatgtaGTATGCATATATTGTGTATATACGTATTTGATGCTGTATAAGAAGTTTTAGTTGATACTAGTACGTGGAGAGATTCTTGAGGTCTCTTACAGTCAGAAGGAATATGACATAAAGACCTCAAAAGTTGCTCCTGGAGATTAGTGAGAGGAGAAGCAGCACTTGGAGCCCTCCTTGCAGTAATTGCCAAGGGTTTCTTCTCTTAAGATCATTGCTGAAAGAAGGCAAGGGAATACGTATAATCATAGCAGGATTTTGTTGACACATGGATACCAAACAAGTCTCATAATGTCCTATCGTgaagaggaaaagtaaaaaagacCCAGCAAAAGAAATTGTCTGTCTCTGACCAGAAAAGACGTATGGAGGATTCCAGACAGAAGCCCTCACTCTTTTGAGCTTCCAAGACAttgttgtttttccctgttATTCTTTTCTGAGTTATTCTTAAAAACGAGCTAATCTATGGAGTTAGACCATAGACTTGCACAGAAGAACCTAAGATTGCTTAGTTTCCCTCCCTCTCTGACAGGATGATGCTGTCACTAGGTATTTCGATGGACTTGTACAGTATGGCAAGGGCTATGAGAACCGAATACAGTTTACTGGTGATGTCAACAGCGGAGACATCAGCATCACCATCAATGAAGTAACCATGGAAGACAACGGGACATACGTATGCAGTGTCCGTCTACGGGATGACCCCCCCCGGCAGTCTGCACTCACGAGTCTTTTTGTCCTCAGTAAGCATGATGGAGACAAAATTAGATTCATTAGATAATCCACTATCATTCTTCTGAAGTCCATactggtttggtttggtttgttgtttttttttataaaattgactttctaacagaaaaaaaaaaacatctgtcaGTAAATCATAATCCACAATCCTGTTTTTGGTCTTTTCCTACAACTACAGAAGTAGGTTGAAAGGCCTAAAGCATCCAACTTCCTTAGATACTTTACTGTAGAAAATATTTAGAGTTGTATAGGTCATTTTCCTAGCAACTTAGTAAGCTCATTGCAGATCTTTCCTCATGCACTCTGGCTTGTCACTCTCCAGTTATCAAAGGAAGAGTTATCCAACATTGTTAGAGATATTGGAAAAAGTatcttacattttcttcttgacCAACAAACATCAAGAAGGAATGCACAGATTAAGGACAATCTTCCTTTGAGAAGGCTCTGTTCAGGaggaattaaaaagcaaatgcaggGGATGGgttgaaacaaaatattacaCATGATTAACgaaattgtttttccttccttcagttGCACCATCCAAGCCGGAATGCAAGATTGTGGGCACAGCAGAATATGGACAGACTATCAATCTAACCTGCTTTTCTCATGAGGGCTCCCCAAAACCCACATATACCTGGCAAAGCTTCAATGTACAAAATGAACCCCGTGTACTACAAACAACAAACGGTATGGGAATTTCAAAGACACCAAGGCTTTGAGCTCTCTCTAGTTCCAGGTTAAAgactttgaaatgcaaataataattaaaaaaaaacactagaaCTCTTTTTCTAGGAAATCCTTTAATCAGGATTTTAAGAAATTATCTTTTCCATAAGATATATTCCTGAGTAACTTAACAAGGTGAGAAGGACTGTTACTTGCAATAACAGTGGTCACTAAGACTTGCACATTAGTTCTTACCTGGCAAGAAAGCTGTCTCACTTTGGAAGCGGCCAGAAATAATTCCTACTCAATTGCTGGATGTAAGGGTGGGATAGTATGAGGAATAAAATCCAGTTTTCTAACTGGTGTCCCTTTATATTTCAGCTCACTTGATAACAAACAGGTCACGTTCAGGAGTTAGGGCAAACAAAAGTTGGTTCAGGAAGCTACTTTCCTTGCAGAGATGACTCTTAAGCTAGAGGAAAGTGTAATGAGAAACAGTTGCACCATTCCTACTTAGAGAATAAAAGAAGCTTCCAATTCTTTAGGACTGTCACAAAAGCCctaatgttttatttgcttttgtttttacatcAGAATCTGAGAAAAGGATATGAATTTTCATGGACCTCAGGTAGAATTATTCATAGAAAAATGTGAGTTTAATAGCCTTTAAAGTGCAGTAGTATCACAGGACCCAGATTTATTACTCCAAGCCACTTCCTTTCTTCCTGGTATGTTAAACTCCAAGGAGACAGACTACATGTCTGAACCCGTCTTTCCTGGCTTAAGTTATTATAGCATTGCTGAACTAAATATGTTAAGGCTGTAGGCTATTCAGCTCCCAGTAGGTAATCCTTGTATAAATTAtgcccccccccaaaaaagggaatctacacagaaacacaaatcACAGTCATTTGACTGGCCACTAAGTGGTGCCAGTGCATCAGGCACAGCCCTACACACACCCTGATTTGTCTTCCCAAAGTAACAGCTATCTGCCTACTCCTGCCttcattctgttctttcctGATCCATTTCCACATGATTTCTGTTTCCATCAGAGCACTGCTGTCCAGTAAGCAAATCAGGTGTCCCCGACCCCTCTGGTGGCCGGACGCCCCACTGTCACTCCAAGCAATACACTTCTTACTGTGCTAGGCTAAGCAAGACCCATTCCACAGAACTCCCTCAGGAACCACTCCAAAATTGACAGTATCTGACACACATTCTTTCAATTTGACTCAGCAATTAAAGTTAATAGAGTACAGTTCAGTAGCAAACTGCAGTTCTGAGAGCTACAAACATCGTattggaggaggaaagaaaacatgaagcaAGCTCAGATaacagactttaaaaaatgaaacagttggAGCTTGTTAATTCTTGGTTTGCATGCTCTTTTTCTAGCTGGCACTAGGCGTCAGCAAAGACTAAACAGAATCTCTGTCCCATACAAGAGATGGAAAGAACCGAAAATCACAAAGAGCATATCAGAAAAGCTACTGAAGAGCATTCAGAGCTTTTGGATTTTAGAGCAGAATTTGGACCTTTATCagtagaaaacaacaaaaaagtactTATACAAGCAACAGTTGGAGATGTAACAAGCACCATTTGACAAACAGAGTTAAGATTTAGTTACAGTTCTGCACTCTGTTGGATAAGCAGTATCTGGTGTCAAAGCATTCTTGTGTCACggtacttctttttcttcttttattttgacaGCCCAGATGGCCCCTCCTGGGTGGAACACTACTGCCCCCTCTGCTATATAATTCAAATCTGAAATCCCATGGGTTGGAGGACTGAAGAACTTTTTGCCATTTAACAAGTTAATTCGTGAGATGGACACTCATCCAAGTCAGACCACTGGTTTGTGCCATCTCACATTTCAAAGCAAGAAGGGCTCATGGCCATTTACCCACTGCAAAAAGAGCTGTCACTAAGCATACATACTTCCTTATCCTCCACCCACAGTTTTCTTGTTCCCTTTCTAAAAGGAATGTTCCAGTACTGCattttctgtaaggaaaaacaCCACACTTCCATTTGTCCTCCTACAAATCACACTAAGACCTAAAGACTAGCACGGAAACACCTGAGCAAAAGGGAGCAGTCTGTCAACTCCCATAACAACTTCTCACTCCTTCCATCCTGGGCTAGAACTGAAGGGCTGCTGTCCCCATTTCCTTCCCTCCTAAAGTTCTCCTCTTCTCCTGACTGGACTTTTGTTTCACAACAGGAGAGCAAATAACTTTGAAGAACATCTCGGCAGACACCTCCGGCTTTTACATCTGCACTTCAACAAACAGTGTGGGAAAGGAATTTTGCAACATGACAGTCAGCGTTGTCCCACGTAAGAGTCTATTCCTTTGAAAGAATCATACCAGAGGATGCACTCCAGCTAGCTGTGAAAGCATTAACAAAAGCAAtgtaaacaaaattttaaaattctgctttctttcaagaagtAGCACATTAATTCAAAACGCGCTCTCAGCATAGAGCACTCGGAGTGCTCACTAATGCGTAGAGCTTACAGAAAGCCAGAAGTGTACATAACAAACCTGAACCCCAAAAGTGTGGATCTGATCTCGATAAAGTACAGCCGCTGTTCTGAACCAGAGGCTGTTCCTGTAGGCTTATCAGCTACCCAGTACAGGACTAATTCCAATTGCTGTAGTCAAACTCTGTCAGTAGGATCTAAAGGCCAATGCTTGTGCTGATCGCATTTGGTAACATTCTCACTGCCAAGAGGtaattcttttcctcctttacaGCATCCATGAATATTGCCCTTTATGCAGGCATCGCTGGAGGAGTTCTTGCTGCAATTGTAGTTATTGGTATTCTAgcctactgctgctgctgtcgaGATAACAAGGACTACGAGGAGACGTAAGTACTTCTCTCcaaaaaaaagggaacagaaCATACAAAGGATTCACCTTCTCCCTCTGGCATCAGCCTATGGAGGAGaaagcatggagaaaagaagtcACCAAGGAAAGCGtgcactgctttttttcccttccatttctACCCGGGCGCCTCCCATCTCACCTCACAGAATATGCCCACGTAATCAGATGCCTTTGTGGTCCCTGGGGCAGAACCTAAACATTCCATCTTGGAACTGAATTTTCATGTCCCACTCAGCCCAGTCCGTTTCTCGTTTCTCCTAGTCCCTTAGCTGTTTCTGCCCTTGCACACCCAAATCAACGTTACTCCAAGAAAGAGCACTGTAAGAAGAGTGGCATGAGAAAAGATACTCTAGTCATCCTCTCTTCATATAAGCACAAACCATCAATAAGACTTAATTTACAGAGTTTGGTTTGGTACACTTCTAGATCAACCTAGATCAATCTAAAACCATTCTAATGCAAAATTTCTTCAGTATAATTTCTAGCTGGCTCTAACTAACATTTCTACTCCTGAATAACATTTTAGGGCaagagaagatgaagatgaaCACACGCAGAACATACCTATGGACAGTCAGAGAGCAAAAGATGCTTCTGAAGATGAATGAAGCAGGCAGCCAATGCCATCTTCAGGTTTTGCCGAGGAACAGACACAACTGTAGAATAGAAAgcctaaaagaaaagaaatacctaTCTCTTGTCACAAGAAGTATTTAGAATAACCAAGTAAAAGCTAATGGCTCTGTCTTATGGTTTCTGAGGGGGGATAATATTCTTGTTACCCTGGAAAGATGTGCTTAGCATGTAACGGGTATTAATATTTAACctcacagtaagaaaaatgcATGTGAAGTGCTGTTCCACCCACTCACCCAAAAATAACCACTTTTCTCACCATCCCACTTACTGTAAAGGAAGCCAGACAAGTCTATTTGGAGAAAAGAGTTGCTAATATATCCCTAGATCCACAGAAGGTTTCAAGGGCACTGATTCTAAGTTGTCAAGGAAGAGTGGTCATGCTTATGGTGCTATGCAAAC is a genomic window of Meleagris gallopavo isolate NT-WF06-2002-E0010 breed Aviagen turkey brand Nicholas breeding stock chromosome 1, Turkey_5.1, whole genome shotgun sequence containing:
- the GPA33 gene encoding cell surface A33 antigen, which gives rise to MKGLQLFVCSAVLATAYALTVETPIKEVQVARGNNATLRCNFNTDIVTNAGDFVVWKKIISADDAVTRYFDGLVQYGKGYENRIQFTGDVNSGDISITINEVTMEDNGTYVCSVRLRDDPPRQSALTSLFVLIAPSKPECKIVGTAEYGQTINLTCFSHEGSPKPTYTWQSFNVQNEPRVLQTTNGEQITLKNISADTSGFYICTSTNSVGKEFCNMTVSVVPPSMNIALYAGIAGGVLAAIVVIGILAYCCCCRDNKDYEETAREDEDEHTQNIPMDSQRAKDASEDE